Proteins from a single region of Streptomyces vinaceus:
- a CDS encoding CobW family GTP-binding protein, with protein sequence MERDHQLPVVIVAGMHAEARKEVVERLLQSVQGSVALHHDLAGAPDGTVLRVIREASGTLSTGDTPLVNDCACCALREDLVPELERMADSGLTRLAVVELWDSVEPKAMAEVIAAHGGDRLVLTNVITAVDPALVLPCLGNGDDLAEAGLAAAPTDQRTIGDTWARQLEYAPVLALVDSDEADDEDRALLAQLHPTAQRVPAGSVELARAAFAGFDVEAAAAAQHPACALLPQDADEAGVATLVWHRRRPFHPERLYQALEDLCCAAARSRGRFWLADRPDTLLAWDAAGGALSVESAGPWLASLPDAAWDMVPPMRRAAAALDWHPDHGDCCQHLVFTSPGLDRDGLERLLDSCLLTDAEYTAGREAWKDLPAAFDSLLDAA encoded by the coding sequence ATGGAACGCGATCACCAGCTCCCGGTCGTGATCGTCGCCGGGATGCACGCCGAGGCGCGCAAGGAGGTCGTCGAACGCCTTCTGCAGTCCGTACAGGGGAGCGTGGCGCTACACCACGATCTCGCCGGGGCGCCCGACGGCACCGTGCTCCGCGTGATCCGCGAGGCCTCCGGCACTCTCTCCACCGGTGACACGCCGCTGGTCAACGACTGCGCGTGCTGCGCACTGCGCGAGGACTTGGTGCCGGAACTGGAACGGATGGCGGACAGCGGCCTGACCCGGCTCGCCGTGGTCGAGCTGTGGGACTCGGTCGAACCGAAGGCGATGGCCGAGGTCATCGCCGCGCACGGCGGCGACCGGCTCGTCCTGACGAACGTGATCACCGCCGTGGACCCCGCACTCGTCCTGCCCTGTCTCGGTAACGGCGACGACCTGGCCGAAGCCGGTCTCGCGGCGGCCCCCACCGACCAGCGGACCATCGGGGACACCTGGGCCCGCCAGCTGGAGTACGCGCCGGTCCTCGCCCTCGTCGACAGTGACGAGGCCGACGACGAGGACCGCGCGCTCCTCGCTCAGCTGCACCCCACCGCCCAGCGGGTACCGGCCGGTTCCGTCGAACTCGCCCGGGCCGCGTTCGCCGGTTTCGACGTCGAGGCCGCCGCGGCGGCCCAGCATCCCGCGTGTGCGCTCCTGCCCCAGGACGCCGACGAGGCCGGCGTCGCCACGCTCGTGTGGCACCGTCGCAGGCCGTTCCATCCCGAACGCCTCTACCAGGCACTGGAGGACCTGTGCTGCGCCGCAGCCCGCAGCCGCGGCCGGTTCTGGCTCGCCGACCGTCCGGACACCCTCCTCGCCTGGGACGCGGCAGGCGGAGCCCTGTCCGTGGAGAGCGCCGGGCCGTGGCTGGCGTCGCTGCCGGACGCGGCCTGGGACATGGTCCCGCCGATGCGCCGGGCGGCGGCCGCGCTCGACTGGCACCCCGACCACGGGGACTGCTGCCAGCACCTGGTCTTCACCTCGCCCGGCCTCGACCGGGACGGGCTGGAACGCCTCCTCGATTCCTGCCTCCTGACGGACGCCGAGTACACGGCGGGGCGTGAAGCCTGGAAGGACCTGCCCGCCGCCTTCGACTCCCTCCTCGACGCCGCCTGA
- the rpsR gene encoding 30S ribosomal protein S18 gives MARRHDIRKPVKSRPNPLDAAKITYIDYKDTDLLRKFISDRGKIRSRRVTRVTAQQQRALAAAIKNAREMALLPYAGR, from the coding sequence ATGGCCCGACGCCACGACATCCGCAAGCCCGTCAAGTCCCGCCCCAACCCGCTCGACGCCGCCAAGATCACCTACATCGACTACAAGGACACCGACCTCCTCCGGAAGTTCATCTCCGACCGCGGGAAGATCCGCAGCCGCCGCGTGACCCGCGTCACGGCCCAGCAGCAGCGGGCCCTCGCCGCCGCCATCAAGAACGCGCGAGAGATGGCCCTGTTGCCCTACGCCGGCCGCTGA
- a CDS encoding HAD-IC family P-type ATPase, with amino-acid sequence MGMRAELDGTRLLVGSPTLLRRHGIAITEDAQSWTDHLRRGGVTVICLAQDAEFIGLLGVSDAVRAGADIVVRQLRDLGVSRLVLLTGDAPESAQVVADALGITEVHARALPEAKLQLVRDLQAEGHTVAMAGDGTNDAPALALADVGITMVEHSSHVALETADIALAGNDLRQVAGAGGSTNPVFAMLPHNTSSIAVVGNSARLVNHTPHLPRVDEGVLRLAPLEERRVT; translated from the coding sequence ATGGGCATGCGCGCCGAACTCGACGGCACCCGGCTCCTGGTGGGCAGCCCCACCCTGCTGCGTCGGCACGGCATCGCGATCACCGAGGACGCCCAGAGCTGGACCGACCACCTGCGCCGGGGCGGCGTAACCGTCATCTGCCTGGCCCAGGACGCGGAGTTCATCGGCCTTCTCGGAGTCTCCGACGCCGTTCGGGCGGGCGCCGACATCGTCGTCCGGCAGCTGCGCGACCTGGGTGTCTCGCGGCTGGTCCTGCTCACCGGTGACGCCCCGGAATCGGCCCAGGTCGTGGCGGACGCCCTGGGCATCACCGAAGTGCACGCTCGCGCCCTGCCGGAAGCCAAGCTCCAGCTGGTCCGCGACCTCCAAGCCGAAGGCCACACCGTGGCGATGGCGGGCGACGGCACGAACGACGCCCCCGCCCTGGCGCTCGCGGACGTCGGCATCACGATGGTCGAGCACTCCTCCCACGTGGCCCTGGAGACCGCCGACATCGCGCTGGCGGGCAACGACCTGCGTCAGGTCGCGGGCGCGGGTGGCTCGACGAACCCGGTGTTCGCGATGCTGCCGCACAACACCAGCAGCATCGCGGTCGTGGGCAACTCCGCCCGCCTGGTCAACCACACCCCGCACCTGCCCCGGGTGGACGAGGGCGTACTCAGGCTGGCGCCCCTGGAGGAGCGCCGGGTCACCTGA
- a CDS encoding GNAT family N-acetyltransferase, translated as MRRCNRTWPAARRCDVPDWHPDVVDLNGTYLRHPRHTLVVAVRGDGEVVGTTALNSRGPAHPPHPHPHPHPHPHPHPRSLVERYPSGRTAQLLRVYVRPDHRRYGLARAMVHTACAFAAAVPGYERIYLHTNVDIPGAEPFWRSMATEIFDARTTGEHGGFGTVHFEMPLPAAGTDS; from the coding sequence ATCCGCCGGTGCAACCGGACGTGGCCGGCAGCTCGACGGTGTGATGTGCCGGACTGGCACCCCGACGTGGTCGACCTCAACGGCACCTACCTGCGCCACCCACGGCACACCCTCGTCGTGGCCGTCCGCGGCGACGGCGAGGTGGTCGGCACCACCGCGCTCAACTCGCGCGGCCCCGCCCATCCCCCGCACCCGCACCCGCACCCGCACCCGCACCCGCACCCGCACCCGCGAAGCCTCGTCGAGCGCTACCCGTCGGGGCGAACCGCGCAGCTGCTGCGCGTGTACGTGCGCCCTGACCACCGGCGGTACGGGCTGGCCCGCGCCATGGTGCACACCGCCTGCGCGTTCGCCGCGGCGGTACCCGGCTACGAGCGCATCTACCTCCACACCAACGTCGACATCCCGGGCGCGGAACCCTTCTGGCGCAGCATGGCCACGGAGATCTTCGATGCCCGCACCACCGGTGAGCACGGTGGCTTCGGGACGGTCCACTTCGAGATGCCGCTGCCCGCGGCGGGAACGGATTCCTGA
- the fxsT gene encoding FxSxx-COOH system tetratricopeptide repeat protein encodes MVRWLGGKANTGKAAAPAQAAETDTPSAQPAPRAAARGAGQVVINSGDATATGGGYAITGIFSPTVHLPPEAMRAPAEVDAPTGLDNLPHRPALFVGRGKELDRLDAALVTPGAALVQAVHGLGGVGKSTLVAHWAATRPHGCAPVRWITADSPAGVEQGLASLTTALQPALATALPVEGLAEWGLQWLASHTGWLIILDNVNDPADIAPVIARAPGGRFLITSRLATAWNDATTLVRLDVMEEAESLALLTRTTTAAGPRDLDGAADLCTELGHLPLAVAQAAAYLAQNPLTAPRAYLDLLARYPADMYGHGGATTPAQRTIARIWDITLDQIATRQPAASDLLRTMAWYAAENIPPALADGFTNPPTLNQAIGLLTAYNMITPDPGTSTLAIHRLVAALARTPDPDPDNPHRRRDYIDLARQRAASNLRNALPPTVDDPASWPNWRNLLPHIDAFADHTTPNTDTSDTADLLNAAGISLIKQGLPARGIMHLQRAVTDYERLLGNDDPATLASRDHLALAYQEAGDLARAIPLHEQTLADCRRLLGEDHPYTLTSRSNLALAYQKAGDLARAIPLYQQTVPDCERLLGEDDRATLTSRNNLASAYEEAGDLGRAIPLLVQSVRDRLRVLGEDHPDTLTSWNNLGLAYEKAGDLGSAIAVYQRAVSDCERVLGEGHPDTMTSRSNLAVAYLQAGDLGRAIPLSEQVLTDCERLLGEDHPATMTSRSNLASAYKDAGDLGSAIPLYEQALSDRLRVLGEGHPDTLVTCNNLALAYQEAGDLDRAIPLYQQTLTACERLLGNDHSLTHAVREDLAYAVAKREGGT; translated from the coding sequence ATGGTCCGATGGCTGGGGGGCAAGGCCAATACGGGCAAGGCCGCCGCGCCTGCGCAGGCAGCGGAGACCGACACCCCCAGTGCACAGCCGGCTCCCCGCGCCGCAGCGAGGGGCGCTGGGCAGGTTGTGATCAACAGCGGGGACGCGACTGCCACCGGCGGTGGGTACGCCATCACCGGGATCTTCAGTCCCACCGTGCACCTTCCGCCCGAGGCCATGCGAGCTCCCGCCGAGGTGGACGCCCCGACGGGGCTGGACAATCTGCCGCACCGGCCGGCACTCTTCGTGGGCCGTGGCAAGGAGCTCGACCGCCTGGACGCGGCGCTCGTCACCCCAGGCGCGGCCCTGGTCCAGGCAGTGCACGGGCTGGGCGGCGTGGGCAAGAGCACCCTGGTCGCCCACTGGGCCGCCACCCGACCCCACGGCTGCGCGCCCGTGCGCTGGATCACCGCCGACAGCCCCGCCGGCGTCGAGCAGGGGCTGGCCAGCCTAACTACCGCCCTGCAGCCCGCCCTGGCCACGGCCCTGCCCGTCGAGGGACTAGCTGAGTGGGGGCTGCAGTGGCTGGCTAGCCACACCGGCTGGCTGATCATCCTCGACAACGTCAACGATCCCGCTGACATCGCCCCTGTGATCGCACGCGCCCCCGGTGGGCGGTTCCTGATCACCAGCCGCCTCGCCACCGCCTGGAACGACGCCACCACTTTGGTACGCCTCGACGTCATGGAGGAGGCCGAGTCCCTCGCCCTCCTTACCCGCACCACCACCGCAGCTGGCCCCCGCGACCTGGATGGCGCTGCCGACCTGTGCACCGAGCTCGGCCACCTGCCCCTTGCCGTCGCACAGGCAGCCGCTTATCTCGCCCAGAACCCACTCACCGCCCCCCGTGCTTACCTGGACTTGCTGGCCCGGTATCCGGCGGACATGTACGGCCACGGCGGGGCCACCACCCCAGCCCAGCGCACCATCGCCCGCATCTGGGACATCACCCTCGACCAGATCGCCACCCGCCAGCCCGCAGCCAGCGACCTCCTGCGCACCATGGCCTGGTACGCCGCCGAAAACATCCCCCCTGCCCTCGCAGACGGCTTCACCAACCCACCCACGCTGAACCAGGCAATCGGCCTCCTCACCGCCTACAACATGATCACCCCTGACCCCGGCACCAGCACCTTGGCCATCCACCGCCTCGTCGCGGCTCTCGCCCGCACCCCCGACCCCGACCCCGACAACCCCCACCGCAGGCGCGACTACATCGACCTCGCACGCCAACGGGCCGCCAGCAACTTGCGTAACGCGCTGCCCCCCACCGTCGATGACCCCGCCAGCTGGCCCAACTGGCGAAACCTGCTACCCCACATCGACGCCTTCGCCGACCACACCACCCCAAACACCGACACGAGCGACACGGCTGACCTCCTCAATGCCGCCGGGATTTCCCTAATCAAACAGGGCCTGCCCGCCCGCGGGATCATGCACCTGCAACGAGCCGTCACCGACTACGAGCGCCTGCTAGGCAACGACGATCCCGCCACCCTGGCCTCCCGCGACCACCTCGCCCTTGCCTACCAGGAGGCAGGGGACCTAGCCCGCGCCATCCCCTTGCACGAGCAGACCCTCGCGGACTGCAGGCGCCTGCTGGGCGAAGACCATCCCTACACCCTGACCTCCCGCAGCAACCTCGCCCTCGCCTACCAGAAGGCAGGGGACCTAGCCCGCGCCATCCCCCTTTACCAGCAAACCGTCCCGGACTGCGAGCGCCTGCTGGGTGAAGACGATCGCGCCACCCTGACCTCCCGCAACAACCTCGCCAGCGCCTATGAAGAAGCGGGGGACCTGGGCAGAGCCATCCCCTTGCTCGTACAGTCCGTCAGAGATCGTTTGCGTGTACTGGGCGAAGACCACCCCGACACCCTGACCTCCTGGAACAACCTTGGGCTTGCCTATGAGAAGGCGGGGGACTTGGGCAGCGCCATCGCTGTGTACCAGCGGGCCGTCTCCGACTGCGAGCGCGTGCTTGGCGAAGGCCATCCAGACACCATGACCTCTCGCAGCAACCTCGCCGTCGCCTATCTGCAGGCGGGGGACCTGGGCCGCGCCATCCCTCTGTCCGAGCAGGTCCTCACGGACTGCGAGCGCCTGCTGGGCGAAGACCACCCTGCCACCATGACCTCCCGCAGCAACCTCGCTAGCGCCTACAAGGACGCGGGAGACCTAGGCAGCGCCATCCCCCTGTACGAACAGGCCCTCAGCGATCGGTTGCGCGTGCTGGGCGAAGGCCATCCCGACACCCTAGTCACCTGCAACAACCTTGCCCTTGCCTACCAGGAGGCTGGAGACCTGGACCGAGCCATCCCCCTCTATCAGCAGACCCTCACGGCCTGCGAGCGCTTGCTGGGCAACGATCACTCGCTGACTCATGCCGTTCGAGAGGATCTCGCTTACGCCGTGGCCAAACGTGAGGGCGGCACCTAG
- a CDS encoding DUF6233 domain-containing protein, with protein sequence MSELPPDLPRLRTVVTYLRGELGRAERALNTAEERKALAARRRPPAEPPAWLIERGIGAGRLPVRVHAGGCWDSRKRCTAISTDQARRALVEGIPACPHCRPDTALGMPE encoded by the coding sequence GTGTCCGAACTCCCGCCTGACCTGCCCCGTCTGCGCACCGTCGTCACCTACCTGCGCGGCGAGCTCGGCCGCGCCGAGCGGGCGCTGAACACAGCGGAGGAGCGCAAGGCCCTCGCCGCGCGGCGCCGCCCGCCGGCCGAGCCACCCGCATGGCTGATCGAGCGCGGCATCGGAGCGGGCCGGCTGCCGGTCCGCGTCCACGCCGGGGGCTGCTGGGACAGCCGAAAACGCTGCACGGCCATCAGCACCGACCAGGCGCGCCGGGCGCTCGTCGAGGGGATACCCGCCTGCCCACACTGCCGCCCCGACACCGCCCTCGGGATGCCGGAGTGA